A genomic stretch from Styela clava chromosome 5, kaStyClav1.hap1.2, whole genome shotgun sequence includes:
- the LOC120344932 gene encoding myeloid differentiation primary response protein MyD88-like isoform X1, producing MNRPRIPCESASCDSTTSEFNYPTASGISSMTPSSHYATEHSDRDLEKPDLGLGSLAPSTFNPNEKAGDMESNFGDLADKKGPDSSFPPPQDVGGRPPSYSTIGDNNVQNYGHAAPRFFTPQQGAMDKLSTISDLPVTILGSVTLYEMSIRLDPELLPSQNWKMMAEYMQFNNWEIKMFEREALRTKAVIEAWSRMGAHTIGELINIIHRDMNRLDVITDIPDFILNDAKRHHNSARRSYGPDSYGIMPPPPSRSESETSFSSIQSTMTGVTACDLGIYSEKPTAQNSSRPVQVPEIQPSIQQKKYDAFVLCNIADKEFVVERFLPKVEDEAKLNLCFAERDIPPGNLTFTDQMDYMFSRSRKLVVILSDKFFQSREHEWQSNLAISQDPASRKQRIIPIKYKKINNRNIFDHLGCCDLTKTMKEQWFWDKIINGIKA from the exons ATGAATCGTCCACGGATTCCGTGTGAAAGTGCATCATGTGACAGTACAACATCAGAATTCAATTATCCGACTGCTTCAGGAATAAGTTCTATGACACCAAGTAGTCATTATGCCACTGAACATTCTGATAGAGATTTGGAGAAGCCTGATCTAGGTCTTGGCAGTTTGGCACCATCAACCTTTAATCCTAATGAAAAAGCAGGTGACATGGAGAGCAATTTTGGGGATCTTGCAGACAAAAAAGGTCCAGATTCATCTTTTCCACCACCCCAAGATGTAGGTGGAAGACCGCCTTCTTATAGTACAATTGGTGATAATAATGTTCAAAATTATGGACATGCTGCACCTCGTTTCTTTACACCTCAGCAAGGGGCAATGGATAAGTTGAGTACCATTTCTGATCTACCAGTTACAATCCTCGGATCTGTAACATTGTATGAAATGTCAATCAGATTGGATCCGGAACTACTCCCTTCACAAAATTGGAAGATGATGGCAGAATACATGCAGTTCAATAATTGGGAG ATAAAAATGTTTGAACGTGAAGCGCTTCGAACGAAAGCTGTTATCGAAGCTTGGTCAAGAATGGGAGCACATACAATTGGCGAACTCATAAATATCATACATCGTGATATGAACAGACTCGACGTGATCACAGATATACCTGATTTTATAT TGAATGATGCCAAGAGACATCACAACAGCGCAAGACGAAGCTACGGTCCTGATTCCTACGGGATAATGCCCCCACCTCCCAGCAGATCAGAATCAGAAACATCTTTCAGTTCTATTCAATCTACTATGACCGGAGTAACTGCTTGTGATCTCGGGATTTATTCAGAAAAACCTACTGCTCAGAACAGTTCTCGACCAGTACAAGTACCTGAAATACAACCAAGTATACAAC AGAAAAAGTACGATGCTTTTGTTCTTTGCAATATTGCTGACAAAGAATTTGTAGTTGAAAGATTTCTACCGAAAGTAGAAGATGAAGCAAAATTGAATCTTTGCTTTGCTGAGAGAGATATTCCACCTGGCAATCTGACATTCACAGATCAGATGGATTATATGTTCAGTAG ATCTCGGAAACTAGTTGTTATTCTGTCAGACAAATTTTTCCAAAGCCGAGAACACGAATGGCAATCAAACTTGGCTATCAGTCAAGATCCTG CATCTCGTAAACAACGAATCATCCCgataaaatacaagaaaataaACAACCGCAACATTTTTGATCATCTTGGATGTTGTGATCTCACTAAAACGATGAAGGAACAATGGTTTTGGGATAAAATTATCAACGGCATTAAGGCTTGA
- the LOC120344932 gene encoding myeloid differentiation primary response protein MyD88-like isoform X2: MNRPRIPCESASCDSTTSEFNYPTASGISSMTPSSHYATEHSDRDLEKPDLGLGSLAPSTFNPNEKAGDMESNFGDLADKKGPDSSFPPPQDVGGRPPSYSTIGDNNVQNYGHAAPRFFTPQQGAMDKLSTISDLPVTILGSVTLYEMSIRLDPELLPSQNWKMMAEYMQFNNWEIKMFEREALRTKAVIEAWSRMGAHTIGELINIIHRDMNRLDVITDIPDFILNDAKRHHNSARRSYGPDSYGIMPPPPSRSESETSFSSIQSTMTGVTACDLGIYSEKPTAQNSSRPVQVPEIQPKKKYDAFVLCNIADKEFVVERFLPKVEDEAKLNLCFAERDIPPGNLTFTDQMDYMFSRSRKLVVILSDKFFQSREHEWQSNLAISQDPASRKQRIIPIKYKKINNRNIFDHLGCCDLTKTMKEQWFWDKIINGIKA; this comes from the exons ATGAATCGTCCACGGATTCCGTGTGAAAGTGCATCATGTGACAGTACAACATCAGAATTCAATTATCCGACTGCTTCAGGAATAAGTTCTATGACACCAAGTAGTCATTATGCCACTGAACATTCTGATAGAGATTTGGAGAAGCCTGATCTAGGTCTTGGCAGTTTGGCACCATCAACCTTTAATCCTAATGAAAAAGCAGGTGACATGGAGAGCAATTTTGGGGATCTTGCAGACAAAAAAGGTCCAGATTCATCTTTTCCACCACCCCAAGATGTAGGTGGAAGACCGCCTTCTTATAGTACAATTGGTGATAATAATGTTCAAAATTATGGACATGCTGCACCTCGTTTCTTTACACCTCAGCAAGGGGCAATGGATAAGTTGAGTACCATTTCTGATCTACCAGTTACAATCCTCGGATCTGTAACATTGTATGAAATGTCAATCAGATTGGATCCGGAACTACTCCCTTCACAAAATTGGAAGATGATGGCAGAATACATGCAGTTCAATAATTGGGAG ATAAAAATGTTTGAACGTGAAGCGCTTCGAACGAAAGCTGTTATCGAAGCTTGGTCAAGAATGGGAGCACATACAATTGGCGAACTCATAAATATCATACATCGTGATATGAACAGACTCGACGTGATCACAGATATACCTGATTTTATAT TGAATGATGCCAAGAGACATCACAACAGCGCAAGACGAAGCTACGGTCCTGATTCCTACGGGATAATGCCCCCACCTCCCAGCAGATCAGAATCAGAAACATCTTTCAGTTCTATTCAATCTACTATGACCGGAGTAACTGCTTGTGATCTCGGGATTTATTCAGAAAAACCTACTGCTCAGAACAGTTCTCGACCAGTACAAGTACCTGAAATACAACCAA AGAAAAAGTACGATGCTTTTGTTCTTTGCAATATTGCTGACAAAGAATTTGTAGTTGAAAGATTTCTACCGAAAGTAGAAGATGAAGCAAAATTGAATCTTTGCTTTGCTGAGAGAGATATTCCACCTGGCAATCTGACATTCACAGATCAGATGGATTATATGTTCAGTAG ATCTCGGAAACTAGTTGTTATTCTGTCAGACAAATTTTTCCAAAGCCGAGAACACGAATGGCAATCAAACTTGGCTATCAGTCAAGATCCTG CATCTCGTAAACAACGAATCATCCCgataaaatacaagaaaataaACAACCGCAACATTTTTGATCATCTTGGATGTTGTGATCTCACTAAAACGATGAAGGAACAATGGTTTTGGGATAAAATTATCAACGGCATTAAGGCTTGA
- the LOC120344899 gene encoding uncharacterized protein LOC120344899 codes for MSYGKSTNPRSSFASSSRSEVFLNQLEPFKPYKLQILGNSTLYQLSIRLDHDDVHYTGKNWEAMAEFLSCNNWEILQFKREKLRTAAIVRAWSVRDLPTIGDIITLIHFQMGRHDIFTDQNVIDCIVRDVNRAMANGSNGYSGAAVDGRNSIGPSNTRTQIPESFPEVQLSNSASTNFGSFRTDDMYGSNQVQDARVSQSHEWLHENHACLDVYIVNDVWDSQFVIDDLIPRLSQVNITHGLPEDIPSVEIGISNQLTAMLSRCRKIIVVLSDQDTSNSLLTQINELPTASRRNVLLIKHRPIIGQLQYNELPCFDFTTTKISDDETWNEIIRSISGPVAREQ; via the exons ATGTCTTACGGCAAAAGCACTAATCCACGTTCCAGCTTTGCATCCAGTTCCCGCAGCGAAGTCTTCTTGAATCAACTTGAACCTTTTAAACCATATAAGCTACAAATACTAGGAAATTCAACGCTTTATCAACTATCCATACGATTGGATCATGATGATGTCCATTATACAGGAAAAAATTGGGAAGCGATGGCAGAATTTTTGTCGTGTAACAACTGGGAG ATTCTGCAATTCAAGAGAGAAAAACTCCGCACAGCTGCAATTGTACGAGCTTGGTCGGTGAGAGATTTACCAACAATTGGTGACATCATAACACTAATACATTTCCAAATGGGAAGACACGATATTTTTACTGATCAGAATGTCATCGATTGCATTG TCCGCGATGTCAATCGTGCAATGGCCAACGGATCCAATGGATACAGTGGCGCAGCGGTCGATGGCAGAAACTCAATCGGACCATCAAACACTCGAACACAAATACCCGAGTCGTTTCCTGAAGTCCAACTATCGAACTCAGCTTCGACGAATTTCGGTTCCTTCCGCACTGACGATATGTATGGATCAAACCAGGTCCAAGATGCAAGAGTTAGCCAGAGCCATG aaTGGCTTCATGAAAATCACGCTTGTTTGGACGTTTACATTGTCAACGACGTATGGGACTCTCAGTTTGTTATAGACGATTTAATACCAAGACTGTCACAAGTCAATATTACCCATGGTTTACCCGAAGATATTCCTTCAGTCgaaattggtatttctaacCAGTTAACGGCCATGTTATCGAG ATGCCGGAAGATTATTGTTGTTCTATCGGACCAAGATACATCAAATTCTCTCCTGACTCAAATAAACG AACTACCAACCGCATCCAGGCGCAACGTTTTGCTGATCAAGCACAGACCGATAATTGGACAACTTCAATACAACGAACTACCTTGTTTCGACTTCACTACAACAAAAATATCAGACGATGAGACATGGAATGAAATTATCAGATCTATATCAGGGCCG GTTGCCAGAGAGCAGTGA
- the LOC120344559 gene encoding uncharacterized protein C11orf98-like — protein sequence MVGYTKFNRPIDAAYKNFSKRKRVMKQVKKKNKGVKIIPVADPELITSHILKKRGTNPRANITLSGKKRNKILKRLRRKETEGMKMQVEPTVTRKGRKVKKSAKAEEIQKNKQTESFINDVEMKE from the exons gctGCCTACAAAAACTTCAGCAAACGTAAGAGAGTAATGAAACaggtgaaaaagaaaaataaaggTGTCAAAATCATTCCAGTAGCTGATCCAGAACTAATAACTTCACATATTTTAAAGAAACGGGG GACAAATCCAAGAGCTAATATCACTTTATCAggaaaaaagagaaataagATTTTGAAAAGATTACGTAGAAAAGAAACGGAAGGAATGAAAATGCAAG TTGAACCAACAGTCACAAGAAAAGGTAGAAAAGTGAAAAAGAGTGCAAAAGCAGAAGAAATTCAGAAGAATAAACAAACTGAAAGTTTTATAAATGATGTGGAAATGAAAGAATAG